From a region of the Candidatus Deferrimicrobium sp. genome:
- a CDS encoding ABC transporter ATP-binding protein, whose product MLSIDRIAVDYDGVPAIHDITVRVPEGTIVAVVGSNGSGKSTMLKTAAGLLHPSKGTITFDGTDISRTPAHEMPKMGVALVPEGRKLFGKMSVRRNLDMGAYTRTDRAEIERNLERVFRFFPRLSERFSQQAGTLSGGEMQMLAIGRAMMSNPRLLMLDEPSLGIAPNLVDRIFEVIADLNTKENLTILLVEQNVSEALSLAHFGYVIQTGRTVLSDTGKVLLDSDMVRKAFLGM is encoded by the coding sequence GTGCTAAGCATTGACCGGATCGCCGTCGACTACGACGGCGTCCCGGCGATCCACGACATCACGGTGCGCGTGCCGGAGGGAACGATCGTGGCGGTGGTCGGGTCCAACGGGTCCGGGAAGTCCACGATGCTCAAAACCGCGGCGGGCCTCCTCCACCCGTCGAAGGGGACGATCACATTCGACGGTACGGACATTTCCCGTACCCCGGCCCACGAGATGCCCAAGATGGGGGTCGCCCTCGTGCCGGAAGGGCGGAAGCTCTTCGGGAAGATGTCGGTCCGGCGCAACCTCGACATGGGAGCGTACACGCGCACCGACCGCGCAGAGATCGAACGGAACCTCGAGCGGGTGTTCCGGTTCTTTCCCCGCCTCTCCGAGCGCTTTTCGCAGCAGGCCGGGACGCTTTCGGGCGGAGAGATGCAGATGCTGGCGATCGGGAGGGCGATGATGTCGAACCCGCGGCTGCTGATGCTGGACGAGCCGTCCCTCGGGATCGCGCCGAATCTCGTGGACCGGATCTTCGAGGTGATCGCCGATCTGAACACGAAGGAGAATCTCACGATCCTGCTCGTCGAGCAGAATGTGTCCGAGGCCCTCTCCCTTGCCCACTTCGGTTATGTGATCCAGACCGGCCGCACCGTCCTGTCCGACACCGGGAAGGTTCTCCTCGACTCGGACATGGTGCGGAAGGCGTTCCTGGGGATGTAA
- a CDS encoding branched-chain amino acid ABC transporter permease, with translation MFSTELAQTLLSGVLMGLIFSLVAVGLTLIWGIMDIVNFAHGDFLMSGMYISYWMYTLWRVDPLLSLPVSAAFLFVLGMVVYRLVIRRILGAPMLIQIFATFGMMILMRYVAFYFFKPNYRSIQQTLLSGNIDLHGVYLSIPQLAAAVGAFLTTGAVYVLIHRTRVGGALQATSEDREAAALMGIDTDRMFTLAWGIGAATAGIAGSLLSTFFYIFPEVGGIFGLIAFVAVTLGGFGNVAGAFVAGILIGVVEAMAGYLYDPALKTVFVYLLFLGVLFFRPQGLLGVE, from the coding sequence ATGTTCTCGACGGAGCTGGCCCAGACGCTGCTGAGCGGGGTCCTCATGGGACTCATCTTCTCCCTGGTGGCGGTGGGACTCACCCTCATCTGGGGGATCATGGACATCGTCAATTTCGCCCACGGCGATTTCCTGATGAGCGGCATGTACATCTCCTACTGGATGTACACGCTGTGGAGGGTCGACCCTCTCCTGTCGCTCCCCGTTTCGGCGGCTTTCCTCTTCGTCCTGGGGATGGTCGTGTACCGCCTGGTGATCCGGAGGATCCTGGGCGCGCCGATGCTCATCCAGATCTTCGCCACGTTCGGCATGATGATCCTGATGCGGTACGTGGCGTTCTACTTCTTCAAACCGAACTACCGCTCCATCCAGCAGACCCTGCTGTCGGGGAACATCGATCTTCACGGAGTGTACCTGTCCATCCCGCAACTGGCCGCCGCCGTCGGGGCGTTCCTCACGACGGGGGCGGTCTACGTGCTGATCCACAGGACCCGGGTGGGCGGGGCGCTTCAGGCCACCTCCGAGGATCGGGAGGCCGCGGCGCTCATGGGGATCGACACGGACCGGATGTTCACGCTCGCATGGGGAATCGGCGCGGCGACCGCCGGAATCGCCGGTTCCCTGCTGTCCACATTCTTCTACATCTTCCCGGAGGTGGGAGGGATCTTCGGTTTGATCGCCTTCGTCGCGGTGACGCTGGGCGGCTTCGGCAACGTGGCGGGGGCATTTGTCGCGGGGATTCTCATCGGGGTCGTCGAGGCGATGGCGGGGTACCTCTACGACCCGGCCCTGAAGACCGTGTTTGTCTACCTCCTATTCCTGGGGGTCCTCTTCTTCCGGCCCCAAGGGCTCCTCGGGGTCGAATAG
- a CDS encoding cytochrome-c peroxidase, translating into MSLAARPVLLFWALLLGGMVVPFPLFSAEPPASALLAPLPPPPSPSENPTTPEKVELGKMLFFDRRLSGDGTMTCATCHDPENGFADALPISLSYPTTRNWRNSPGLVNVAWRKTLFWDGRSSSLEDQALFPMMSPFEMNRNLDYLEEVLKTVPAYVEAFRSVFGGEITRQRVAMAIAAFERTLLSRDTPLDRYLRGEPGALSARQRAGLELFLGKAGCATCHNGPNLTDERFHNLGVPEDPKEKEDPRVLATARFVGKVSGFPDYRTLREDPGRFLVTKKPADWKAFATPPLREVASTAPYMHNGALGTLEEVINFYDRGGGDDPKKSPLLKPLGLTRSEKEALKDFLAGGLSGTVPEIHPPRVP; encoded by the coding sequence TTTTCCGCGGAGCCTCCGGCATCCGCCCTCCTTGCTCCGCTTCCGCCCCCGCCGTCCCCCTCGGAGAACCCGACCACCCCGGAGAAGGTCGAGCTCGGGAAGATGCTGTTCTTCGACCGGCGCCTGTCCGGGGACGGGACGATGACCTGCGCCACCTGCCACGACCCCGAAAACGGGTTCGCCGACGCGCTTCCGATCTCCCTGTCCTACCCCACCACGCGAAACTGGAGGAACTCCCCTGGGCTCGTGAACGTCGCCTGGAGGAAGACCCTCTTTTGGGACGGGCGCTCCTCCTCGCTCGAAGATCAGGCCCTCTTCCCGATGATGAGCCCCTTCGAGATGAACCGGAACCTCGACTATCTCGAAGAGGTGCTGAAAACGGTCCCCGCCTACGTGGAAGCGTTTCGATCCGTCTTCGGGGGAGAGATCACCCGGCAGCGCGTGGCGATGGCGATCGCCGCCTTCGAGCGGACCCTCCTCTCCCGCGACACACCGCTGGACCGTTATCTGCGCGGGGAGCCGGGGGCGCTTTCGGCGCGGCAGCGCGCAGGGCTGGAACTGTTTCTCGGCAAGGCCGGTTGCGCGACGTGCCACAACGGCCCGAACCTGACCGACGAGCGGTTCCACAACCTCGGCGTCCCGGAGGACCCGAAGGAGAAGGAGGATCCGCGGGTGCTCGCGACCGCGCGGTTCGTCGGCAAGGTGTCGGGATTCCCGGACTACCGGACGCTCCGCGAGGACCCCGGGCGGTTTCTGGTCACGAAGAAGCCGGCGGACTGGAAGGCGTTCGCCACGCCGCCGCTGCGGGAGGTGGCGTCAACCGCCCCCTACATGCACAACGGCGCCCTCGGGACCCTCGAGGAGGTGATCAACTTCTACGACCGGGGCGGTGGGGACGACCCGAAGAAGTCGCCTCTGCTGAAACCACTCGGACTGACCCGGAGCGAGAAGGAAGCGCTCAAGGATTTCCTCGCCGGCGGCCTATCCGGAACGGTCCCCGAAATTCATCCGCCGCGGGTGCCCTGA
- a CDS encoding branched-chain amino acid ABC transporter permease has translation MAETAPRGRGLRYALHGALLAVALVLPFVFRQPFPQDMAIKIFLFGGLASAWNVLGGFTGQVSLGNAVFFGVGAYSAAVVQTHWGWTPWAGMLLGMVASIGIGVLIGYPCFRLKGHYFAMATLVIGEVIATLFMNWQWVGGAIGIYIPIRDDTWRYYQFGTTKLPYYYVTLAFLVSTVVLSVALLRSRLGYYFRAIREDQDAARSLGVPARRCKLAAMGISAALTSAGGSLYAQYVLFIDPNSVFPMMLSIQVVLIAILGGVGTLWGPVVGAMVLIPLSEFTRIYIGGTGSGLDLIAYGLLIVVISVIQPRGILGFFRKAGAA, from the coding sequence GTGGCGGAGACCGCCCCCAGGGGGAGGGGCCTTCGGTACGCCCTCCACGGCGCTTTGCTTGCCGTCGCGCTGGTCCTCCCCTTCGTCTTCCGCCAGCCTTTCCCGCAGGACATGGCGATCAAGATCTTCCTCTTCGGTGGGCTCGCTTCGGCGTGGAACGTTCTCGGGGGCTTTACCGGTCAGGTGTCCCTGGGAAACGCCGTCTTCTTCGGCGTGGGGGCGTATTCCGCTGCGGTGGTCCAGACCCATTGGGGGTGGACCCCGTGGGCGGGGATGCTCCTCGGCATGGTCGCCTCGATCGGCATCGGCGTGCTGATCGGGTACCCCTGCTTTCGCCTCAAGGGGCACTATTTCGCCATGGCCACGCTGGTCATCGGCGAGGTGATCGCCACCCTCTTCATGAACTGGCAGTGGGTCGGAGGGGCGATCGGCATCTACATCCCCATCCGCGACGACACGTGGAGATATTACCAGTTCGGCACGACGAAACTCCCGTACTACTATGTAACGCTCGCTTTCCTGGTTTCCACCGTCGTGCTTTCGGTGGCGTTGCTGCGCTCCCGCCTGGGGTACTACTTCCGCGCGATCCGGGAGGACCAGGACGCCGCCCGGTCGCTGGGAGTTCCGGCGCGCCGCTGCAAGCTTGCCGCGATGGGGATCTCGGCGGCGCTCACGTCGGCCGGCGGATCGCTCTACGCGCAGTACGTGCTGTTCATTGATCCCAACTCCGTCTTCCCAATGATGCTCTCGATCCAGGTGGTTCTGATCGCGATCCTCGGGGGCGTGGGGACGCTCTGGGGGCCCGTCGTGGGGGCCATGGTCCTCATCCCCCTCTCGGAGTTCACGCGGATCTACATCGGAGGGACCGGATCCGGGCTCGACCTCATCGCCTACGGCCTCCTCATCGTCGTCATCTCGGTGATCCAGCCCCGAGGGATTCTCGGATTCTTCCGCAAGGCGGGCGCCGCGTGA
- a CDS encoding ABC transporter ATP-binding protein → MSFLSVGGVTKRFGGLSANDDISFDVARGEIVGLIGPNGAGKSTLFSCIAGYYPVTSGTIDFNGNRISGLPPETICRKGIARTFQIVHVFKEMSVLENVMVGAFLSTSSRREAMAHSQAVLDRVALSGKADSFARSLTVSEQKRVQLARALATRPKLLLLDEVMAGLTPQETAEAAGLVRSFREDGITMVIVEHVMEVVMPISDRVVVLDYGKKIAEGAPEEIVRNELVIKAYLGEKRGAKH, encoded by the coding sequence GTGAGCTTCCTGAGCGTCGGCGGCGTGACGAAGCGGTTCGGGGGGCTCTCCGCGAACGACGACATCTCGTTCGACGTGGCCCGGGGGGAGATCGTGGGCCTGATCGGCCCCAACGGCGCGGGGAAGTCCACCCTGTTCTCCTGCATCGCGGGGTACTACCCGGTGACGTCGGGGACCATCGACTTCAACGGGAATCGGATCTCGGGGCTTCCGCCGGAGACGATCTGTCGGAAAGGGATCGCGCGTACGTTCCAGATCGTGCACGTCTTCAAGGAGATGTCGGTCCTGGAGAACGTGATGGTGGGGGCGTTCCTGTCGACATCCTCCCGCAGGGAGGCGATGGCGCACTCCCAGGCGGTGCTCGACCGGGTGGCGCTTTCCGGAAAGGCGGACTCCTTCGCCCGCAGTCTCACCGTTTCCGAGCAGAAGCGCGTCCAGCTCGCCCGCGCGCTGGCGACCCGCCCGAAGCTCCTCCTTCTCGACGAGGTGATGGCGGGCCTGACCCCCCAGGAAACGGCGGAGGCGGCGGGGCTGGTCCGCTCGTTCCGCGAAGACGGGATTACGATGGTCATCGTGGAGCACGTCATGGAAGTCGTCATGCCGATCTCGGACCGGGTCGTGGTGCTGGATTACGGGAAGAAGATCGCGGAGGGCGCACCGGAGGAAATCGTGCGGAACGAGCTGGTGATCAAGGCGTACCTGGGGGAGAAGCGCGGTGCTAAGCATTGA